CTCCTCGTCGTAGAGGTAGACGGCCGCCAGCCCCAGGTCGAGCACCTCGCGGGCGGCTCGCAGCGCCAGTCCCGCAACCGTCTCGTGGGTCTCGGCTGCCATCAGCTCCCGGGTCACACCGTGGAGGTCGTCGAGTCGCCGCTCGTGGCGCTTTCCCTCCGTTATGTCGGTGTAGATCACGAACCCACCTCGCTCCCTCCCGTCGGTCGTTGGGACGACGTGGACGAGGAACTCCCGGCCGCCGTCGGCCGCCAACCGCGTGACCTCCGCGGTGTAGCCCTCGCCCGCGGCCATCCGCTCGTCGAGCGCCGTCGCGGTCGACTCCTCTCCCTCGGGGACGAACCGCTCGTTGAGCTCCTCGACGGGGGCGGCCGTGGGATCGAAGCCGAAGACCCGCTCGAACGCCGGATTGACCGCCCTGACGCTCACCGCGTCCCCGCCGACCTCGTAGCTCACCACGGGTTCGGGGACGTTCTCGAACAGCGCCGCGAGGCGGTCGCGTTCGTCGGCGAGCCGTGACTCCGCGCGGATACGGGCGACCGCCTCCGCGACCGTCGACATGAGCAGTTCGACCAGCTTCACGTCGCGTTCGTCGAAGGCGTGCGTCTCGGTCGCGACCGCCTGAAAGACGCCGATGCCGCCGATCGGGACGCTCACGCCCGACCGGTAGCTCTCGGAGGCGGGGTCGGCGTCCGGGTCCCGCTCGACGACCGGGACGAGCCGCGACTCACCGCTCGTGTACGTTCGGCCGGCGAGCCCCTCGTCGGTGCGCATCGTCCGCACCCCCGCGGGCTTCGTCGCGGACGACCAGGCCCGCGGGACGAGCCAGCCGTCCTCGGCGACGAGGATCGAACAGAGCTCGAACGCGAGGACGTCCTCGGCGACGGAGACCGCGAGGTCGTACACTTCGGACTCGTCCCGGCAGGCGATCATCGCCGTCGAGCCCGCGTGGAGCCGTTCGATCCGCCGCGACTGCGCGTCGAGGCGCTCCTCGGCCGCCCGCCGGTCGCCGACGTCCCTGACGAAGACGACGACGTGGATCGGCCCCTCGTCTCCCGCGAGCGCGCGCAGGTCGAACGCCGCGTCGAGCTCTTCCCGGTCGTCGCGGGTGATCGGGCGCTCGATCGAGAGTGCCCGGTCCTCCCCCTCGACGATCCGGTCGACGGCCGAGCGGAGCTCCCTGACCGTCGCGGTCGAGACGACGCCTCGCTCGGCGAGCACCGAGAGGTCGCGGCCGAGCAGCTCGGAGCGTTCGTCGCCGACGAGCACGGCGACTGCCTCGTTGAGGTAGGCGAGCGAGTGCGCGGGGTCGACGACGAACAGCCCCTCGTCGGTCGCCTCGACGATCCGGGAGAGCGAGCGGTCATCGAACATTGGGATTCACGGGACCGCCGGTCGGCCTGTCTACCCCCGAAAACCTCTCTCGAAGAATAACAG
This region of Halalkalicoccus sp. CGA53 genomic DNA includes:
- a CDS encoding GAF domain-containing protein, encoding MFDDRSLSRIVEATDEGLFVVDPAHSLAYLNEAVAVLVGDERSELLGRDLSVLAERGVVSTATVRELRSAVDRIVEGEDRALSIERPITRDDREELDAAFDLRALAGDEGPIHVVVFVRDVGDRRAAEERLDAQSRRIERLHAGSTAMIACRDESEVYDLAVSVAEDVLAFELCSILVAEDGWLVPRAWSSATKPAGVRTMRTDEGLAGRTYTSGESRLVPVVERDPDADPASESYRSGVSVPIGGIGVFQAVATETHAFDERDVKLVELLMSTVAEAVARIRAESRLADERDRLAALFENVPEPVVSYEVGGDAVSVRAVNPAFERVFGFDPTAAPVEELNERFVPEGEESTATALDERMAAGEGYTAEVTRLAADGGREFLVHVVPTTDGRERGGFVIYTDITEGKRHERRLDDLHGVTRELMAAETHETVAGLALRAAREVLDLGLAAVYLYDEEREVLEPAAATAAATEMFAPLPEFGPGSGLAWRTFETGEPFVTPDIREYDGLYNPETEIRTELIFPFGEYGIGIAGSTEIGAFSESTVSLAGVLAANVEAALERADREATLRARERDLARQNERLSEFAGVVSHDLRNPLTVARGYLAMLDGEEEVVSRIEDAHRRMDALTDDLLSLAREGKVVGETESVSVADAAREAWSVVETADATLGVEVKSAVRADPDRLVELFANLYRNAVEHGGEDVTVSVSDAEGGFAVADDGPGIPPEERAVALDAGYTTGEDGTGLGLAIVNRIAEAHGWTVSLEESECGGTRVVFTVE